The segment CAATCACACCTAATTGATCTTTAGTAATCTGACCTTGTTTAAAAAATAATCCAGCAATATCACCTTTAGAGATTTTATCTTTACGACCTCCAGAAATAAATAAGGTCGTCCAAAATTGCGGTTTCCAACCGCCACTATTCACAGGAATGGTTTCTACTTTTGATTTTTCTATAAACTCAGGGAAAATCTCTCTTTTTCCTTTGATTAGATATGCGGTGCCTTTAGAATTAACTCTAGCTGTTCGTCCGTTTCTGTGCGTATACTCTTGAAAAGCACTCGGTATTTCGTAGTGTATGATATATGACATCTCTGGAATATCAATACCTCTCGAGGCTAAATCACTCGCAATCAGCACTGAAGCACTTCCGTTTCTTAATTGAATCAAAGCGCGTTCGCGGTCTCTTTGCTCCATACCGCCATGAAAACAAGTATGAGTAATTTTCTTTTTATCCAAGAAGCGACTTAAATCTTCAATACTTTCTTTTTTGTTACAAAACACAATGCCAGGCTCATTTTCTAAAACATATAGAAGATCTACCAATGTGTTGTGTTTGTTTTCCGAAGGTGATAGCACCGTCTTCACCATCAGTTTTGAACTTGTTTGTTCTTTTAGAAAATTTAAAGTAACGGCCCTATCCATTTTTAAATATCCTGGAATCGAATTACCTTGAGTTGCAGAGGTTAATATGCGCTTCGATACATTTGGTAAATAAGACATAATATTTTTTAGCTCTCCTCCTGCACCAACTTCAATAGACAGGTCAAACTCA is part of the Formosa sp. Hel1_31_208 genome and harbors:
- a CDS encoding DEAD/DEAH box helicase codes for the protein MANIIKAQQDILEKLKIYSLNPMQEEALEVIKNNANTILLSPTGTGKTLAFLLPILDELDPECAEVQALIIVPSRELAIQIEHVVRNMGSGYKANAIYGGRAISKDKIELKHTPAILIGTPGRLADHFEQERFTTNHIKTLVIDEFDLSIEVGAGGELKNIMSYLPNVSKRILTSATQGNSIPGYLKMDRAVTLNFLKEQTSSKLMVKTVLSPSENKHNTLVDLLYVLENEPGIVFCNKKESIEDLSRFLDKKKITHTCFHGGMEQRDRERALIQLRNGSASVLIASDLASRGIDIPEMSYIIHYEIPSAFQEYTHRNGRTARVNSKGTAYLIKGKREIFPEFIEKSKVETIPVNSGGWKPQFWTTLFISGGRKDKISKGDIAGLFFKQGQITKDQLGVIELKQDCAFVAVPASIADELVGLLNNTRLKKKKVRVTLL